One window of Papaver somniferum cultivar HN1 chromosome 9, ASM357369v1, whole genome shotgun sequence genomic DNA carries:
- the LOC113313068 gene encoding uncharacterized protein LOC113313068: protein MIHVVTRIGQSKPKVLVTFMYGSTHTDKKHEQWELTVRISENSMQLWLVIGVLNFHLHDFFDSSNMINDDKYIRDKANVCGLMDLGYAGMNFTWSSNNMGTSSRKSRIDMSLGNHNWCINFPYARLQHLVQAGSDHRPIILVVLVVLSYLLRNKVLEEDYQTGKKIEFGDIDRNIDNLQNQLETVQRKNPSDSQHDRIVNITKNLDHWFSIKVEFHKQKSGEKFITYMDHNTKYFHSLDNRRMFRKSIDTLCDSNGIWYNNRDDISNALVSHFNFMSNTTNPCISEDTFDIIPTIFSDQDTTRFTNIVKSMTAWSSPGPNGFQAGFY from the exons ATGATACATGTTGTCACTAGAATTGGCCAGAGTAAACCTAAGGTTTTAGTCACCTTCATGTATGGATCTACTCACACTGATAAGAAACATGAACAATGGGAGCTCACGGTGAGAATTAGTGAGAATAGTATGCAACTCTGGTTGGTAATAGGTGTTCTTAATTTTCACTTGCATGATTTTTTTGATTCTTCCAATATGATTAATGATGATAAGTATATTCGAGACAAGGCTAATGTGTGTGGCCTTATGGACCTAGGCTATGCTGGTATGAACTTTACTTGGTCAAGTAATAATATGGGCACTAGTAGTAGAAAATCCAGAATTGATATGTCTTTAGGAAATCATAACTGGTGCATTAATTTCCCATATGCTAGGCTACAACATTTAGTACAAGCTGGCTCTGATCACCGCCCCATT ATACTAGTAGTTCTGGTGGTTTTAAGCTATCTGCTAAGAAACAAAGTACTAGAAGAAGACTATCaaactggaaaaaaaattgaatttggaGATATTGATAGAAATATCGATAATCTGCAAAATCAATTGGAAACTGTTCAAAGAAAGAATCCCTCTGATTCTCAACATGATAGGATAGTCAATATTACTAAAAACCTAGATCATTGGTTTAGTATTAAGGTTGAATTCCATAAGCAGAAGTCTGGCGAGAAATTCATAACATATATGGATCATAATACTAAATATTTTCATAGCCTAGATAATAGGAGAATGTTTAGGAAAAGCATTGACACTCTGTGTGATTCTAATGGTATCtggtataataatagagatgataTTTCTAATGCTCTTGTTTCTCATTTCAATTTTATGAGTAATACAACTAATCCTTGTATTTCTGAAGATACTTTTGATATTATACCTACCATTTTCTCTGATCAGGATACCACTAGATTTACTAATATTGTTAAAAGCATGACTGCCTGGAGTTCTCCAGGACCAAATGGTTTTCAAGCTGGTTTTTATTAG